The following proteins come from a genomic window of Anopheles merus strain MAF unplaced genomic scaffold, AmerM5.1 LNR4000121, whole genome shotgun sequence:
- the LOC121601587 gene encoding uncharacterized protein LOC121601587: MDRDNASSSKQTVSSDKRKPVSGTNNAMVDNVPSTSMVARSSLDHFSFMETTASTSGACLRKLKPLSSTASMATQTDFSSGQNVGLDAILEKLETMQREQQRQADIYQKKKCWIWRSSRN, translated from the exons ATGGATCGCGACAATGCTTCATCGTCAAAAC AAACTGTATCAAGCGATAAACGCAAGCCGGTTTCTGGTACGAATAATGCAATGGTAGACAATGTACCGTCCACATCGATGGTAGCTCGTTCTTCTTTGGATCACTTTTCGTTTATGGAAACAACTGCATCAACTTCGGGTGCTTGTCTACGAAAACTTAAGC CCCTTTCATCTACTGCTTCAATGGCAACGCAAACGGATTTTTCTAGTGGACAGAACGTGGGATTAGATGCCATACTAGAAAAATTAGAGACCATGCAGAGGGAGCAACAAAGACAGGCAGACATATATCAGAAGAAAAAATGCTGGATATGGAGAAGCAGCAGAAATTAA